A single region of the Anticarsia gemmatalis isolate Benzon Research Colony breed Stoneville strain chromosome 11, ilAntGemm2 primary, whole genome shotgun sequence genome encodes:
- the LOC142976385 gene encoding NADP-dependent malic enzyme-like isoform X6 encodes MNKRQMCERRGQEWAKSFTKKRFCAIRIYMCTLQEMNERLFFSLVATDVEKFLPILYTPTVGLACQRFGLVYRKPRGLFVNIFDKGHVYAVMKNWPIHDVRAICVTDGERILGLGDLGAYGMGIPIGKLSLYTALAGIKPHQCLPIVLDVGTDNEELLVDPLYIGIRHKRVRGEEYHEFVEEFMQACVKRYGRTTLIQFEDFALPNAGTLLNRYRERFCTFNDDIQGTAGVVVAGVFGAARITKKKVSENKFLFLGAGSAGVGIADLLVDAMVEEGLDKKAAQDKIYLFDIDGLLTSKRQSGLPAHAKHFGKDLEPTKDFAKAVETLKPTCLIGASTQGGAFTPAILKQMAKNTERPIIFALSNPTDKAECTAQAAYDNTEGRCVYSSGSPFPPVKYNNKTYYTGQGNNSYVFPGIALGVIAAEVTKIPDSLFLTAARSVADMCTAEDIDVGRVYPPLSNIRKISFEIAKKIVERAYKLNIASVYPTPTDLDAFIQHHIYKTKYLQYVPELYTYPPSEYKTKSIEQISEEHKKKFSQ; translated from the exons ATGAACAAAAGGCAGATGTGTGAGCGGCGCGGCCAAGAGTGGGCAAAATCATTCACGAAAAAGCGGTTCTGCGCGATCAG gaTCTACATGTGTACATTACAGGAAATGAATGAAAGACTATTCTTCAGTTTGGTGGCTACAGACGTGGAAAAGTTCCTTCCAATATTGTACACACCGACAGTTGGTCTTGCATGTCAGAGGTTTGGACTCGTATACAGAAAACCTAGGGGTCTCTTTGTTAATATATTTGACAAAGGACATGTTTACGCAGTCATGAAAAATTG GCCCATTCATGACGTTCGAGCCATTTGTGTTACGGATGGAGAAAGAATATTGGGTCTGGGAGACTTGGGCGCGTACGGAATGGGGATCCCGATAGGCAAGCTCAGCCTTTACACTGCGCTTGCTGGTATCAAGCCGCATCAATGTCTACCTATTGTTTTGGACGTTGGTACTGACAATGAG GAGTTATTAGTAGACCCGTTGTACATTGGTATACGGCACAAACGTGTACGTGGTGAAGAATATCACGAATTTGTCGAAGAGTTCATGCAAGCCTGCGTTAAAAGATACGGGCGAACCACGCTCATACAG TTCGAAGATTTTGCTTTACCAAACGCGGGAACCCTGTTAAATAGGTACAGAGAGAGATTCTGTACGTTTAACGACGACATACAAGGGACTGCAGGAGTGGTAGTTGCCGGAGTTTTTGGTGCTGCTAGAATTACCAAGAAAAAAGTATCTGAAAACAAATTCCTTTTCCTTGGAGCGGGCTCT GCTGGTGTGGGCATCGCAGACTTGCTAGTCGATGCCATGGTCGAAGAGGGTCTGGATAAGAAGGCCGCTCAagacaaaatctatttatttgatattgatGGCCTACTAACATCTAAACGGCAAAGCGGATTGCCTGCACATGCAAAACATTTTGGAAAAGACTTGGAGCCGACGAAGGACTTTGCGAAAGCTGTTGAAACTTTGAAACCAACTTGTTTGATCG GTGCGTCTACGCAAGGCGGTGCGTTCACACCAGCTATATTGAAACAAATGGCTAAGAATACAGAACGACcaattatttttgctttgtCAAACCCAACTGATAAGGCGGAATGTACGGCTCAAGCTGCTTATGATAATACGGAG GGCCGCTGCGTCTACTCGTCAGGATCTCCTTTTCCGCCTGTGAAGTACAACAATAAAACGTATTACACGGGACAAGGCAACAATTCGTACGTGTTCCCCGGAATAGCTCTCGGAGTAATAGCAGCAGAAGTCACTAAAATACCTGATAGCTTGTTCTTAACGGCTGCCAGA tctGTGGCAGATATGTGTACGGCAGAAGATATCGATGTTGGTCGTGTATATCCACCGCTCAGTAACATACGTAAAATATCTTTCGAAATCGCAAAAAAGATCGTAGAAAGAGCATATAAACTAA ATATAGCGAGTGTTTATCCGACGCCAACAGATCTTGATGCCTTCATTCAGCATCATATTTACAAGacgaaatatttacaatacGTCCCTGAATTATACACTTACCCTCCGAGTGAATACAAAACGAAATCCATTGAACAAATCTCTGAAGAACACAa GAAGAAATTTAGCCAATGA
- the LOC142976385 gene encoding NADP-dependent malic enzyme-like isoform X7, with amino-acid sequence MNERLFFSLVATDVEKFLPILYTPTVGLACQRFGLVYRKPRGLFVNIFDKGHVYAVMKNWPIHDVRAICVTDGERILGLGDLGAYGMGIPIGKLSLYTALAGIKPHQCLPIVLDVGTDNEELLVDPLYIGIRHKRVRGEEYHEFVEEFMQACVKRYGRTTLIQFEDFALPNAGTLLNRYRERFCTFNDDIQGTAGVVVAGVFGAARITKKKVSENKFLFLGAGSAGVGIADLLVDAMVEEGLDKKAAQDKIYLFDIDGLLTSKRQSGLPAHAKHFGKDLEPTKDFAKAVETLKPTCLIGASTQGGAFTPAILKQMAKNTERPIIFALSNPTDKAECTAQAAYDNTEGRCVYSSGSPFPPVKYNNKTYYTGQGNNSYVFPGIALGVIAAEVTKIPDSLFLTAARSVADMCTAEDIDVGRVYPPLSNIRKISFEIAKKIVERAYKLNIASVYPTPTDLDAFIQHHIYKTKYLQYVPELYTYPPSEYKTKSIEQISEEHKKKFSQ; translated from the exons ATGAATGAAAGACTATTCTTCAGTTTGGTGGCTACAGACGTGGAAAAGTTCCTTCCAATATTGTACACACCGACAGTTGGTCTTGCATGTCAGAGGTTTGGACTCGTATACAGAAAACCTAGGGGTCTCTTTGTTAATATATTTGACAAAGGACATGTTTACGCAGTCATGAAAAATTG GCCCATTCATGACGTTCGAGCCATTTGTGTTACGGATGGAGAAAGAATATTGGGTCTGGGAGACTTGGGCGCGTACGGAATGGGGATCCCGATAGGCAAGCTCAGCCTTTACACTGCGCTTGCTGGTATCAAGCCGCATCAATGTCTACCTATTGTTTTGGACGTTGGTACTGACAATGAG GAGTTATTAGTAGACCCGTTGTACATTGGTATACGGCACAAACGTGTACGTGGTGAAGAATATCACGAATTTGTCGAAGAGTTCATGCAAGCCTGCGTTAAAAGATACGGGCGAACCACGCTCATACAG TTCGAAGATTTTGCTTTACCAAACGCGGGAACCCTGTTAAATAGGTACAGAGAGAGATTCTGTACGTTTAACGACGACATACAAGGGACTGCAGGAGTGGTAGTTGCCGGAGTTTTTGGTGCTGCTAGAATTACCAAGAAAAAAGTATCTGAAAACAAATTCCTTTTCCTTGGAGCGGGCTCT GCTGGTGTGGGCATCGCAGACTTGCTAGTCGATGCCATGGTCGAAGAGGGTCTGGATAAGAAGGCCGCTCAagacaaaatctatttatttgatattgatGGCCTACTAACATCTAAACGGCAAAGCGGATTGCCTGCACATGCAAAACATTTTGGAAAAGACTTGGAGCCGACGAAGGACTTTGCGAAAGCTGTTGAAACTTTGAAACCAACTTGTTTGATCG GTGCGTCTACGCAAGGCGGTGCGTTCACACCAGCTATATTGAAACAAATGGCTAAGAATACAGAACGACcaattatttttgctttgtCAAACCCAACTGATAAGGCGGAATGTACGGCTCAAGCTGCTTATGATAATACGGAG GGCCGCTGCGTCTACTCGTCAGGATCTCCTTTTCCGCCTGTGAAGTACAACAATAAAACGTATTACACGGGACAAGGCAACAATTCGTACGTGTTCCCCGGAATAGCTCTCGGAGTAATAGCAGCAGAAGTCACTAAAATACCTGATAGCTTGTTCTTAACGGCTGCCAGA tctGTGGCAGATATGTGTACGGCAGAAGATATCGATGTTGGTCGTGTATATCCACCGCTCAGTAACATACGTAAAATATCTTTCGAAATCGCAAAAAAGATCGTAGAAAGAGCATATAAACTAA ATATAGCGAGTGTTTATCCGACGCCAACAGATCTTGATGCCTTCATTCAGCATCATATTTACAAGacgaaatatttacaatacGTCCCTGAATTATACACTTACCCTCCGAGTGAATACAAAACGAAATCCATTGAACAAATCTCTGAAGAACACAa GAAGAAATTTAGCCAATGA